Genomic window (Paenibacillus sp. 37):
CGCTCCATGTGGATCTGCTTCCTTCATGCTAACATATTCTCTCTCATTCATCATGTCATATTCGCACACTAACCAACATAAAGCCCCAGTCCTGTGCAGAACAGAACTGAGGCTGCATATCGATATGAATTCCTGTTTCTCCTGTCAATTGCTTCAAGAAGCTAATTCAAATTAAATCATTTGAAGATTCGTTGAGAGAACTGATACAGTCCACTGTTCCAGACAGATGGTTCGTGTCCACCTACATCCAGATAAAACGTATGCGGAATATTCATGCTACTCAAGCCGTTTTTGAAGTTCTGGCTGACCCATAACAGACCATCACTTGATCCGCAGGAGATCCACAACAATTTGAGTTGGCTAGCGACTTGTCCCGGGTTGGAAACCAGCTGTGATACAGATTGCGTATTCGGTGCAGCCGAGAAGGCTCCTACCCAAGCGAAGGTATTCAGATTTTTCAACCCGAAGTTAAGCGACTGCCCACCACCCATGGACAGACCGGCCAACGCACGACTATTGCGGTCCTTGTACACCGGATAATTGGCTTCGATATGAGGAATCAGATCCTTGAGCAGATCTTGCTCAAACCGTTCAAACGCAGCCACTTTGTCCGGAGCAAAAATGTCACCGACTGGACGGTCGTCCTTCATGGCACGGCCATTCGGCATGACAACGATCATCTGAGACAACTTACCTTCCGAATACAGGTTGTCCAGAATGTTCTTGGGTTTCATTGCGTTAACCCACTCATACTCATCTCCGCCGATGCCATGCAGGAGATACAGGACGTTATACTTTTTATTCGGAGAATATCCTGGCGGTGTATACACGGTCGCTTTGCGTGTATTGCCCACCGTTGTGGAGTAATAGGATATCAGATTGGTATTTCCATGCGGAATATTGTTTCGATAGCCATCAAAACCCGATGGTGCCGGCACCACCGGAGTGTTAGCCAGAGCATTGTTTGCGTCATTGCTGGATACATTCATAGATTCATACGCTGTGTTCTGAGCACCAACCTCGCTGGAATCCGTAGCAAAAGCCATTGTTGGGGCAATCATGGCAACGACTATCGAAAGACTTAAAAGGATTGAAATACGTTTTTTCATCTCAATTTCTCCTCTCAATTTTGTCAAACTTAAGTATGCGTTTCTCGAAGTTTCACTGGAGTACGCTTGATGCTGAAGTTCAACTTTTTATAAAGCGGTGAAGCAAGCTTCCTCTCAACCCAAAATTGAAAGCCCTTACAATAAACAGGTTAGATCACCTCCCTTCCCTTCAGAAAAACACTAAAACATGTAGATTTCACTCTGTTTTCCCGACATAGAATTACTTATATAGTATATTTAAACTTATTTATCCATTTTTTGCAACAATATTTTCATTTCTATCGATTCAATTCAATGAATCTTAGAGCATCAGAGTTTTTCTTCTTTATCCTCGAATCATAATTAAAAATGTAAAATACTGTTGTTAAATTGAATATTTTACCTTATTATAGCTTCCATAGGGGGGTGTCTATGAACAATTTCAATAGATTCATAATATTTTTCTTCTGAGAGATATGCTTACGCAAAAGTTTCTCAACGTTTCGGCCGCCTATATCTCTTGCAACTACTTTATATTCTGGGAGGAAAATGATGATGTTCAATGTACGCTTGTCGATCAAAAAAGCGTGGGCTTCATTCCTGGTGATTACATTATTGCTGCCTTTACTTGTGGGGTTATGGCCATCTAATGTCTATGCTGCATCTAACAATGAAGGAAAAATATCCATAACCGCAGATGATGAGTTCACACTTTTTATAAACGGCAGACAGACGGGAAAAGGCACCGACTGGGCCAAAGCCTATACATTCCCTGTGCCGATTCAATCTGGCATCAATGTGATTGCGGTTCAAGCGAAGGATATAGGCCTCTATGCGGGACTGCTGGCAGACCTTAGCTACGGAGATGAGAATCTGGTTACGGATTTCAACTGGAAAGTATCTGAACGATATGTCGAAGGTTGGGAGCAACCCAAATTCGATGATTCGTCATGGTCACGTGCTACTGACTTCGGACGGTATGGCAGTGATCCTTGGAAACAGATTAGCGGCATGCCTGAGGAGACCAGTGCACGCTGGATCTGGGCAGGCAAGACCAATGTGGATGCTCCAGTTTCAGAAGCATATTTTCGAATCTCGTTTAACGTATCCGAAGATGGACTGGCTATTAGCAGTCCCATTTCTTCTTCCGGTCAATTCGAGCAAGTCGATTATCAGTTAAAACCGACCCAACCCATGCCTGCTTCCATGGTGAAGAGACTTCCCGTGGTAAATGCCGTCTTTGAAACGGTGGAAGAGAACGGTTCTATAGAACTTAGCACCCAAGAAGCTGCCCAAATCGGTAATAACCTAGCTCCTGGTCAGATCTTTCTCGATCAGTCTTCTGCCCGGGCTATCAAAGTTACAAGCGTCAATAGAAGCTCTGGTGGTATGCGGGTAGATTACACCACTCCGGGTGTGGAGGAATTGTTCGATTACTATGATATTCCCGAGCAGGAGGTCTCGTTCGAAGAGCGTAACATCGTCATGCCTGATCCTGAGATGGTATTGGATAGCAAGGAATGGCTTGTTCAGGAAACCCCCTCCTTGTTAGAGACCGATATAACTGACGATGCTGAAATGCGACAGTTCAACATCGACAACACGATTCAAAATGATTTAGATGCAAATATGGACATGCTTGCGGATGCAGAAACAATGGATATCGCTTCCACGGATATCGCACCCATGGATCTGAATGATGTGAATTCCATGGACATGAATGATACAAACGATATGGATCTGAATGATGTGATTCGTGCTGCTGGAGCAGGTGATTTTGCCAATTGCAAAAAATCCGGCAATGAGTTTGTCTGTGATTTCAAGAAGGTACTTGTAAATCAACAAAATGCAAACGGTAACAAAGTGTTCGTTGAAGCAGGTGGCAAGCTCACCTTGATTGCACCCAAAGTTACGGGGAAATACGGATTTTGGGGGAAATATGATCTGAAATTTACTGCTGGTGAGAAAGCCAACATCTATATCAAAGGTGATGCCAAGTTCAAAAAAGAAGTTAAAGTTCCAATCATGGGCTTCAACATTGGTGCTGGCAACCTCGGAGCCGTATCTGTCGGCGTTTTTCTGGTCATTGGTATTGACGGCAACGTCACCTTTGAATTTCAGGTCGATCAAGGATACACGGTTACCGCGGGAGTCAAAGGGAAAACACGTGTCTTTATTCCCGTGAAGATCCAGCCTTACAGCAGTGTGAACAGATATCTTACGGTAACCCATAAAATTGAAGGACAGATCACTGCTTGGGCAGGAGCCAAAGCGGAAGTCGGTCTGAAAATTGCCGGCAAAAAAATACTTGAGGTAAGTGTTTTTGCCGGCATTGAAGGCACAGGGAAATGGACAAGCAGCAATAATGTGCCCAGTACCATGTCTCTAAAGATTGATGCTCTCGTCAAAGGAGAAGGAGCTGTATTTAATAAGTCCTTCAAACTCTTCGAGCTGCGCTGGAATTTGGTGAATCTGGTGAAAACCCCTACCAATCCGGGAACCGGACAGAACCTGGCACGAAATGCTGCCATAACGGTAACTTCCACCTATCCCGGGTATTCAGCAGCCAGAATTAATGACGGGGATCGTAACACGGCCTTGGGGGAAAATTATAGCTGGGCCAATAACCGTAATTCCTCACTTCCCCAATATGTCGTCATTGATTTGCCGGCATCGAGTTCAATCCAACGAATTGATCTGTATACCACCCAGGGATACCCGCTTGCCAATTATGATCTGCAATACTGGAATGGCTCAAATTGGGTAAATCTTGTACAGATTACAGGCAATCAAGAGTTAATGCGTTCACACACATTTTCAGCAGTCAGTACCTCCAAGATCCGTGTCGTAGCGAGTAAAGGTCCTTCCCATCAGTCAACCTATGTGCGAATCAATGAGCTTGAAATCTATTAAAACAACATACCCAAAAAGCCTCAGCTCCTGGTTACACAGGATGGCTGAGGCTTTCTTGACATCTGTTTAGTGTACGGATACTGGATTAACTGCCTCTGCACCCTCGGGTGAAGCCAGTCTGTCTTTCATCAACAGACTGATGAACAAGCCCAGCAAACCCAGTGCAGCAATTACTGCGGCACACAAAGGCACTGAGATAAGTCCCGTATGCGTAATTGCATACCCACCCATATAGGCACCAGCGGCATTTCCCAGGTTAAATGCCGAATGACTTGAGGTTGTCGCAAGCAGCGGTGCTTCACGAGTCATATTCATAATCCGAATCTGAAGTCCCGGCATAATACCAAAAGCAGCTACACCCCAGAAGAATATGGTGATTACCGCGAGATAAGGATTCTCTAGTGTAATCGTAAGTGCAGCCAAAAGAACCGCCAGTATCCCAAAGTTGACGATCAACGAAGGCATCAGCTTCCAGTCTGCCAGACGGCCGCCAACCAAATTGCCCAAGGTTACACCGAAGCCAAACAACACCAGAATCCAAGTCACACTTTGCTCCGCAAAGCCACTAATATCCACAAGCATCGGCGTAATATAGGTGAAGACTGTAAACAAACTTCCGCACCCCAACGCCCCAATAAGCAGAATCAGCAACACTTGTGGACGTACCAGATTTCGGAATTGCTGACCGAGGTTTGCAGGCGGTCCTTGTGCAATAACCGGAATAAAACGAATAATTCCCATTAATGAGATAATGCCAAGAATTGTAATGGCTCCGAAGGATGATCTCCACCCAAGCTGTTGCCCGATAAACGTACCAAACGGAACGCCAATGATGTTGGCAATCGTTAGCCCAGCGAGAACAACCGATACCGCTCCTGCCCTTCTCTCGGGTGCAACGAGCCGTGTTGCCATGATTGAACCTACACCGAGGAACGTACCATGAGCAAATGCCGTTAAGATCCGTGCTGAAATTAACAACCCGTATGTGGGAGCAATGACAGACAATGCGTTCCCGATAATGAAAATGCACATGAGCAGCACCAGCAGTTTTTTCTGTGGAATCTTGTGCGTAAACACGGTTAAAATCGGCGCACCTACCGCTACACCAAGCGCATATCCCGTAATGAGTTGTCCTGCCTGCGGAATGCTTACATTCAAGTCTGTTGCCACATTGGGCAGCAGGCCCATAATGATAAATTCAGTCATACCAATCGCAAAAGCGCCAATCGTCAGGCATAACAGGGACAATGGAAACGCCCCACGTTTACCCGGCTGCGAAGCCTCTAGTTCTGTTTTGTATCCTGTATTGTGTCCAGTCGTGCTCATAGATGTTCTCTTCTCCAGTCTCTTAATCAACGATTTTCTGTCGCCTTCAACCACAAGGCTTCTGTTAGTTGTTCGAACGTTTCACGCATAGCCAGCTTGTCCCGCCAGTGTGCCGGAATACCACTCAGTCCATAATAAGCACCTGCAATCTGCCCATACACCGCACCCGTGGTATCCGCATCATCACCCAGATTAACAGCTAGCAACGCACCTTCTTCAAAGTTCGCCGATTTATGGAACGCCCATAATGCTGCTTCAAGTGAACGAACCACGTAGCCACTGCCCTTGATTTCTGGCGGTTCTTTGCTCTGATAGGAACCCCTAACAACCTCTTCAATAGCGGGCGAAAAGGCAGGTTCTTCCCTCCACTGTCTGCATGTCTCCGGCATCAGCATAACGTTTTTGTCCGCTCCGCGCAGACCAGCAACAAGTATGGCAGCCAATACCTCACATGCCTCTACGCTTTCCGCTGCGGCATGTGTTGTACGAGAACTCAACCCGGCATAGCGGACCATTTCGTTTGGTTGATTGGCATAAGCCATCGCGACAGGAGCAAGCCTCATGATAGAGCCATTGCCTGCCGTCATCGGGTCAGTTGATCCGCTGTAAGCTTCCCCGGTTATCTCAAATCTCTGCAAGGCACTTCGCGTTGCCCCGCCGATATCAAAGCAATCGCCTGTGCTGCTCATATACCCGACCTTGTACCAATTGGTGTATCTGCGCATCTGATCCGCAGGATCGAAGTTTGCCTTGCGTACCAGACTTTCTGCCAAACATAGAGCCATGGATGTATCATCTGTCCACTGTCCAGGTTCCAACCCGAATACGCCGCCTCCCACGATATCCGTCACAGGTTCAAACGTACCCGGACTGCTGAATTCCACGGTAGTTCCGAGCGCATCACCCACTGCAAGTCCAATGAAGCAGCCATTGAAACGGTCTCTTAGCAGCATGCTTGTCTTCCTCCCTTACTCCATATACTTTCAGAATCTTTCTTCTATTTTCCCACAGTGTTTAATCTGGCGTAAAGCTAATCTTCCTGATAACAGGAACACGATTTCTTCTATTATAAAAGTGTCGAAAGCTGTTGAACGATCAGAAAAACCAATTTTCATAAAAATTCTTTTATTTTATTATGCTGAAAAAACAGTTTATTCAGTACACCGCTTACATGTAAAGGGCTTAACGATTTGCAAGGTTCATTACTTTCTGAAAACACGTCATACATATGAAAACTTTCAATGTAAACATTCATAACACACTTGACCCTCAAGTTTGTCCTATGTTACGGTTTTATTAGCTTTTAACGCATATTTTTTCCCAAATTAATATTCATTAACGATAAACTGCGTCAGATAACATTCCGCGTGTTAATGAATATACGGAAATGAATTTGCGGAAAATTTTCATTTTATTTTATCCCAAACTAATTCTGAAACAGGAGGAACAAATTTATGATTAAGGCACTGGTATTTGATTTCGACGGAACGATTATTGATACAGAGACAGCATGGTATATTGCTTTTCGTGATGCTTACAAGGAACATGGCGTAGATCTAACCCTGGAGATGTACTCACAATGCATCGGGACCAGTCTAAAAACATTTAATCCGTATGAGTACCTCATCACAGATTTGAATCTTCCGATCGATCGGGAAGCGTTCAGGGAGTCCGTTCAGTTGCAGCACGCTGCATTGATGAACAAAGAGAAGGTGCGTCCTGGTATTCAGGAATATCTCGAACAAGCACGTGAAGCCGGATTGAAACTCGCTGTAGCCTCCAGCTCCAAACGGGAGTGGGTTGAACAGCATCTGGAACAACTGAAACTGAAAGATTATTTTGAAGTCATTCGTACGGCAGATGATGTAGCGAATGTAAAGCCTGACCCGGAACTCTACACTCAAGCACTTGAAGCCCTTGGAGTAACTGCAGACGAAGCCGTAGCGATTGAGGATTCACCTAACGGCGCGCGTGCAGCTGCTGCGGCTGGTATGCACTGCGTAGTCATCTCGAATACCATCACAGGAACACTGGAATTCGATATGCCTCACCAACGGCTGTCTTGCTTGACTGACCTTGCATTTAACGATTTGATTTCGAAGCCACTCGTCACTACCGTCTAAGGTTTGCACGAATTTCGCGATTTAATCCTTAAAGGGGGAGTTCACATGAAAGCTGTACATTTTGGTGCGGGCAATATAGGCCGCGGTTTTATCGGTCATATGTTGTCCGCTTCCGACTACGAAGTCTGCTTTGTCGCACGTAACCCGAAGAAAATCTCCATGCTTCAAGAGAGACAAGAATACCCGATTACACTTGCCAATACTGATCAGGACACTACGATTGTCAACAACGTGACGGCGATCAATGTGAGTGAGCAGAATCTGGTTGCGGAAGAGATCGCTTCAGCCGATCTGATCACAACCGCGGTGGGGGTATCTGCACTCGGAGATATCGCCGAGCCGATCGCCAAAGGCATTCAACTTCGCATGAAAAACAATAATCAGGCTCCACTGCATATTATCGCTTGCGAGAATGCCATCGGTGGTAGCACCAGGCTGAAGAAACGCATCTATCCATATCTGGATGAACAAACTCGCAAAAAAGCCGAACGTTATGTTTCTTTCCCCAATGCAGCTGTGGACCGGATTGTTCCGGCTCAAAACCACAAAGACCCGCTGCAGGTCACTGTTGA
Coding sequences:
- a CDS encoding alpha/beta hydrolase, whose translation is MKKRISILLSLSIVVAMIAPTMAFATDSSEVGAQNTAYESMNVSSNDANNALANTPVVPAPSGFDGYRNNIPHGNTNLISYYSTTVGNTRKATVYTPPGYSPNKKYNVLYLLHGIGGDEYEWVNAMKPKNILDNLYSEGKLSQMIVVMPNGRAMKDDRPVGDIFAPDKVAAFERFEQDLLKDLIPHIEANYPVYKDRNSRALAGLSMGGGQSLNFGLKNLNTFAWVGAFSAAPNTQSVSQLVSNPGQVASQLKLLWISCGSSDGLLWVSQNFKNGLSSMNIPHTFYLDVGGHEPSVWNSGLYQFSQRIFK
- a CDS encoding MFS transporter — encoded protein: MSTTGHNTGYKTELEASQPGKRGAFPLSLLCLTIGAFAIGMTEFIIMGLLPNVATDLNVSIPQAGQLITGYALGVAVGAPILTVFTHKIPQKKLLVLLMCIFIIGNALSVIAPTYGLLISARILTAFAHGTFLGVGSIMATRLVAPERRAGAVSVVLAGLTIANIIGVPFGTFIGQQLGWRSSFGAITILGIISLMGIIRFIPVIAQGPPANLGQQFRNLVRPQVLLILLIGALGCGSLFTVFTYITPMLVDISGFAEQSVTWILVLFGFGVTLGNLVGGRLADWKLMPSLIVNFGILAVLLAALTITLENPYLAVITIFFWGVAAFGIMPGLQIRIMNMTREAPLLATTSSHSAFNLGNAAGAYMGGYAITHTGLISVPLCAAVIAALGLLGLFISLLMKDRLASPEGAEAVNPVSVH
- a CDS encoding ADP-ribosylglycohydrolase family protein; its protein translation is MLLRDRFNGCFIGLAVGDALGTTVEFSSPGTFEPVTDIVGGGVFGLEPGQWTDDTSMALCLAESLVRKANFDPADQMRRYTNWYKVGYMSSTGDCFDIGGATRSALQRFEITGEAYSGSTDPMTAGNGSIMRLAPVAMAYANQPNEMVRYAGLSSRTTHAAAESVEACEVLAAILVAGLRGADKNVMLMPETCRQWREEPAFSPAIEEVVRGSYQSKEPPEIKGSGYVVRSLEAALWAFHKSANFEEGALLAVNLGDDADTTGAVYGQIAGAYYGLSGIPAHWRDKLAMRETFEQLTEALWLKATENR
- a CDS encoding HAD family hydrolase translates to MIKALVFDFDGTIIDTETAWYIAFRDAYKEHGVDLTLEMYSQCIGTSLKTFNPYEYLITDLNLPIDREAFRESVQLQHAALMNKEKVRPGIQEYLEQAREAGLKLAVASSSKREWVEQHLEQLKLKDYFEVIRTADDVANVKPDPELYTQALEALGVTADEAVAIEDSPNGARAAAAAGMHCVVISNTITGTLEFDMPHQRLSCLTDLAFNDLISKPLVTTV